The nucleotide sequence GGGGAAGGGGGAACTAAGTAAGGAGGACGAGGGCCGAACGGGGGGGGATTTGTTTGCGCAACTCGTCTGGCTTGCCCGGACGGGGTTAGGCGAGGGTGAAGGCGGGGAGTTTTACGATCTTGCCGCCACGTAGGGCGGACTGGTGGGCGCAGAGGCCGACGCAGGTCCAGTTGGCGGACTTGACGGCATTGGGGTAGGGAGCGCGGTCGTCGCGCAGGGCGGTGATGAACTCATGCGCCAGATGCGGATGCGAGCCGCCGTGGCCGGCACCCTGGGTAAAGCTAAGGTGGGTGGCTTTGCCGAGATCGTAGACCCCCTGCGTCGTGAACGGACGAATGGCCTTGGGCAGGCGCTTGGCGTAGTCGGGCACGGTGATTTTGCGCGGGATCTTGGGTTCGGGTTTTTTGGCGGTGTGCAACACGTGGGGCTCGTGCTCGATGAGCGACCACTCGAACGATTTTTTGGAGCCGTAGACATCGATCGACTCGCGGTATTGGCGGGCGGTGTCGAAGAGTGAGCGAATGATACGCGCGGAAAGATCGGAGTCCTTGAACTTCACGTGGGCGGTCTCGACCGCGAACGGGGATCCGTAGTGTTTGATCAGTTCCGGGCGGATGGTGCCGGAGCCGAAGCAGGACACGTATTCGGCCGAAGCGTCGGTGAGCGCGAGCATGGGACCGACGCAATGCGTCGCATACCACATGGGTGGCAGGCCGGGCCAGTAGTTCGGCCAACCGTCCATGTCCTGTTGGTGACTGGCTTGGAGGAACTGGATCTTGCCGAGTTCGCCCTTGCGGTAGAGGTCCTGCACGTGGAGGAACTCGCGGGCGTAGACCACGGTTTCCATCATCATGTATTTCAGGCCGGTCTTGCGGGTGAG is from Synoicihabitans lomoniglobus and encodes:
- a CDS encoding Gfo/Idh/MocA family protein, coding for MPPRINIALAGLGFGAEFIPIYQAHPHANLVAVCQRNAKKMGALQKAFGIAKGYTDYDEMLRDPAIDAVHINTPIPDHAAQTIKALQAGKHVACTVPMATSIADCKRIVELTRKTGLKYMMMETVVYAREFLHVQDLYRKGELGKIQFLQASHQQDMDGWPNYWPGLPPMWYATHCVGPMLALTDASAEYVSCFGSGTIRPELIKHYGSPFAVETAHVKFKDSDLSARIIRSLFDTARQYRESIDVYGSKKSFEWSLIEHEPHVLHTAKKPEPKIPRKITVPDYAKRLPKAIRPFTTQGVYDLGKATHLSFTQGAGHGGSHPHLAHEFITALRDDRAPYPNAVKSANWTCVGLCAHQSALRGGKIVKLPAFTLA